Genomic DNA from Danio rerio strain Tuebingen ecotype United States chromosome 22, GRCz12tu, whole genome shotgun sequence:
aaaaaaaatgtcagcagagctaaagtgttacctttttattattaattatatcatATAATTATTTGTTATGCTATTagcatttgcatatttattattattattattattattattataccagtTAGCaatcatacactgcaaaaatgcttttcctacTTAGAGCTTTTGAATTGTTTATAGTCCAAATAGCTAAACATTCTTAAAGCAAGaagcaagcaaaacatattgtgctgttttcaaaaataaaaagtcacaaataaatgagtttctctttaaaacaagcaaaatagtcagccaataatcttgttttcactgtGAAATAAgaatgttttactttttgaaaGGTAAAAACTTACTTAGTTTTGAcgtattatttctaaaaacaagcaaacatgtTAGCTCATCCATAAATTTCTTcttgattttgtatttttttcttagcgatttgggctagaaacaagactaaaaaaaGTTATTAGTTATAAATATCACATACCAAAGTGAATATTATACTTCTAGTGCCATTTAGTGCCAATTTTAGTgcattttcaagaaaaaaaatcatgtttaaatgcataaaatggaaataatttacGTTTACAGGTAATTTGACCctgcatttattacaaaaaagtgaaagtttgctGAATTTAAGTTTGAAAATTATCATTCACAATGTACAGAGACACTACggattattattagcaataaccCCAAACCTGGCTCATTATAAAAACCTAGAGCGCCAAATTTGTCCCCGGAGGTATGTTTTTAGCAGTTTTCGGtttcgcgaatccaccaaaggctgctgtgtatgccttttgagatctcagatttctcttgtgagtgccattagcgcctgctcttcttgcgtaaatccaccagaggctgctgtcgactgactgactgaccgactgactgataCCCCCACCCACTCCCTTccttaaatccaaccaatagtgttttaaaaagcacagatttaccagaacccacccccttccctaaaccgcggcagtctgatttttaccacgttatcagattttacctcattgtcaccctgttattttcttgtttattttattttttggcttttgtttttgtctttcctgcTTTCTGTAACCTGTCTTCGCtactcaaaccctgttgtcgtggtcaactcttctctgcatctcaagtccgccaaagTATGTGGCGAGCCCCTGGACAAACTGGAAACAGCATATAAGCCATCCGTATGGAAGTGAGTAGTCAGCTGGTTGCACGAAAAAGGAACTGCATCATAGTGTTtgtgttaaaaatgaaatgcagctatCTGGctataattcgcgatctccagaaaagtATTTAGTTGCAACCTCCAgttcatttattatttctgaagGCAGCCTCAAAGATTTCACGACAAACTCAAAGATTGTGTGTAAATCAGATCTGTTTTTAATGCCATTCGTCACATGAACATACAAagattattcaaattaatttacgGGTTTCAGAAAAACAAATGATCCGAATTAATACTAAAATGAAACCGTAAAATCAAGCTTGGTTTATATATAGTCTTAATCAGATGAGAACACATTTGACAAGGAATCTTTCAAAGCAAGACTATCccaaacacaattaattaataaatgacaagtgcgtctttttacaaaaacaaatgaagGATGTTTTTATGACAGATTTAAATCCACATGAATATATCTCCAATAACCTACTCGGATTACACAAATTTTTGTTCTTAGTtactaaataaattcataaacgaAACATTATTGAGCAGTTTTAAGGAGTTTTTAATCATCTGTAGCATATATAGACATGAATTTGCTAACCACCATCATATAAACTACATTCAGTCAGAAAActggagggaaaaaaaacacaaaccattTAATGAGTGATATAATTCCTGACAAGCTTAGTAACATACAGTATATTCTCGAAGAGGTTGAGTTTGTTGAGACTTGAACGGTTTTCTGCTTCATTTCATTTCCATCATTCCTTTAAATCTGATAACTCCATGGAAGAAAGCTGGTCTCATATTACTTAAGAGCtttcaactgaaataaaaatacaagaaaAACAAGATAACTGCATGAGATGCAATCAGTAACTCTGAAACTGACTGTTAAAATGTTGCGGACTaatgaaaaaaagttacattCTGTTCATTTTCCTGCCTTTCCCCTTTAATTCCATGATCTTCATTCCGTCTTCAGTCCGTTTTTCTCCATGATCTTCATTCAAAGAAATGAAAAATTTAAAGCTCCTTTCCTGTATTATTTTACCATGCTTTACTCTGTTGCTATGCTACTTTTGAGTATTAATTGATGCCTAACAGctatataatgtgttttttcCTGCAAGACCAGACTTGTGAACAAACTATGTGGTTCAGGAGCTGCTTTTTATTTGAGTTTGTCTTTAAGAAAGGGTTTAAAAATAAGGGCGCTTGATAAGttgttcatcttttttttttttttttttttgatgatgatgatgatgatgatgatgattttttcCCTTAACTAGAATGATTACAAGAAGTCTGGTATCACTTCTCCTGAAATCTGTTTTGATTGTATTTCCGCAAATTGAGAGTTCAAAGGGCTGCTTTTAAAAACACCACAAAGTTtcatatgcattaaaaacaaagtCAGCATAAACTCAGGGTGATTTAGCTTTTTTCTTCGTTGTTACGTCAAATGATTTTTGACTAATGCTTTAAGGAAATGTTTAGCCACAATTGAcgacaacaacagaaaaaaactacttattaactcttaaaggtcccatgaaattaaaataaagttaggATCAATATTGTTAATTTTTAAGATATCCATAAGCtagtgtgacaaaaaaaaaactattataaagATTTaggcttgtagtttgtcacttctgcctaaatggatcaatgttttttttcatgtcacctcatacttatGTTtctctcgtgagatcaggcttgagaaacgcaagtattttacattttgccagtttagtggctaattcagtcgtacgaaattgtatgattttaaaaaggaggcgtggcacttaaccccacccctaaacccaaccaaagagcttagaatgaccaagaggtgacactcaaTAGATTGTTCTATTGCAACAGCAACGTCCAGCAACGGTAAAGTCTAGGccggatatgcggccggccggaagtgcgataagcacattaataaagcaggatttttttctgaacactgtataacaataattcatatttttacagtactgtgagggttgggtttagggtcggCGTGGGGGTAGGcgttcaaaaataaattttattgggttatttaatagataacataactaatactcggtacaacaactgtttttacattgtgacggttgggtttagggttggggtgggggtttacgttaataaaataaaacaaatgagaaatttaataaataatagaaataagtcttgttaacttccggccgcaaacgtatccgctctagcaacaacccccagcaacagccctggattccgccattttggagtgaaagtgatcggccgtccattggatctcattacttttgcgatggcaagcagctgctttgtttttttatttatttatctatttaaaaagcatattaaagctgagatacaacctgaaagacgacaatacaacacttattatcacaatcatcagcacttttaatagtttattttacagacttataatatgctgttgttcactccaaaatggccgccgctgtttcccaaattacactagagtgtcgcctcttggtcattctaagctctttgacccaaccgtcattggggaatgagcaagTCGCACTAAATTgcacaaattagatcgtacaaattcatacgaattagccactaaatcaaaaagttacgaattgccgtgagattgtgttggtttctcatcaaatcttctgacaaATAAAATGCAAGTAACACTCCAGTGTTTTTCCAATGAGTGCCCAACAAAGAGTTAAATAATTTCCTGGCTCTTCCCACACTGAAATAACTGACCAAATATTTGTGCTCATTTCAacatttaaattgagctgaaatatCTCAATCCTTGAGGACGTTTGGgtctttttaattgttttatgttcaatccacttaaatttgtaacaattattaagttaacttaattgatttatgttgacACAAGATGAAGGatctgtgtggaacccagcatttaagGTAAATCTTTGTAATGGTTGTGAATGGTGCTTTTTAAAGCTCTAAAAAGTGCATCCGTTCCTCATAAAAATAATTCATACAGCTCTAGTGGACAAATAAATGCCTTCTGGAGTGAAGTGATGAGTTTTTGTAAGAAACACACTTATCTATGACAACTTCGAGATGCatatgtaataaattaatttaccATAAATATGtggtaaattaaaaaacaaaacaaaatgctgttcacacaggcaaggacattcTGGAATTTTTCCCTAAAAGACCGTTCAcatatccattccaaaataccggtagaTTCTGATATCactaaccagaaatgagctctaaacggctgcgcttgtatttgtaaacattttactacattaccaattctgtggatggatcagtattgtaaacaactttaataaaaacatataaaggaacactttttttttccacggttggcattaagaaggaacatagaaacgttttCTGACGAACATCTAGCAACTAAATGTGTCTGGATAAATATTCAAAGgcctttattttcataaacagctcagatgtgaatgcgtctgaatgttcttcTTGGCTGGAGTAAACGTTTCACGTCAGCACATTCTAGACGTAAaacacgctctttccggcaatcttccatcTGCGTTCAcgcagcgcagcattccggcaaattactggtATTGTTACAatttctctttctggaaaattgccgaaacaaatttaccggtattttcaaaaagggcctgttcacacatacagattgtataatataataatataatatcagtCGTGAACTAATAATATCTCTGGGGGCCCCAAAATGCGTGGGCCATTAGAGTCGTCCTAACTTCACCTCATTCCTACATTAAATTGACAATAGACACAAATTCTTGGTGACTAcagtttcattgctaaatggctgacATGGGTTTTAATGATAGAGTAGCTGCACTTTatatgctttaggaaggctgaaaaatgACATATGTTTGTTCGGCTTCATGTCTGAGTCCATCAGATCCTTCAGAGGCTCCATGTCATTCAGTTGTTTGCAATACTTACCAGAGCAACAACATCCCATTTTTCCTCGAACCAAAATGACTCCAGCCAAGACCAGCAGCAGAAAAGCAACAGCAACTACTGCTATAAGACATACAGACCAATCCCgtgctgtaataataataataataaggataaaGATCAACCCACATGTATAAAGACATGTTTTGTGCAGTCTCGTGGCTGCATGTTTCAGTTGTCAGTTACACATTTAAAACTCGATGCCATATAACTTGTTCTCCAAGCGCTGATCAGATCTTTTTATACTTGATAGAATGACTTGAAATACTCACGACAGACAGAAAGGCTGATTCTCTTGAATACGGTGCGACGGCTGCCGATCATATCCATGTGATAAAGTCCAGCGTGTTCGGTTTTGATGTTcctgatggtcagagatccagtctgaTGGTCCAGCTTCAGCGTGTCTCTGAATCTCCCATCAGCTCCGTCAAATGTAGAGAAGGTGCCATTGCTGATTTTTGCTATGACGGAGTCTCCGTGTTCACTCCTCCATATTATCACATCATCTTGATGTATTTCAAAAACACCAGATGCGAGAATGACAGTAGTTCCCTCCGTCGTTGACACCATATTATCTCCATCTGTCCTGACATACAGTACAGAGATTAAGCATACAGTAAAACGCATTTGTCTTATTCTGTTTTTCCCACCAAAACCCTGGAAATGGAATAAGAAaccttcaacaacaacaacaacaaaaataccgGACCCCCTTCATGTTCACAAATACGAGTGCAGCCATTTAGAGCCCTTTCTGTCAACTGCATTTTAAAATGGATGCATGTATGGTGCTTTTCCAGATCAACTGTGGAGTgttcttgcctgtgtgaacagtgcattttttaattaaaggttATTGAAACACTAAATCTGAAATTTTCGTCAGTAATTTTCGCATGTTGTGTCAATTTAATCTGAAATTTTCATCTGTCATAATAAAATACGGGGCAGCATGATGGCTTagtcagcactgtcgcctcacagcaataaggtcactggttagagtcctggctgggttagttggcttttttttatgtggagtttgcatgttctcatagTTTTGGCGTAGGTTTTCTCCAGGTATtctagttttccccacagtccaaacacatgtgctacaggtgaattgggtaagctaaattgttcgtagtgtatgtgtgtgaatgagtgtgtatgggtgtttcccagtgatggactgttttccccacagtccaaagacatgcactataggtgatcTAAAATCCACTGAGTAGGCTCTATATAGCAATACATATAGCAAAAGTTTGTCACTTTGAGACATCTCTTGTCCAGTTTGACATCTCACACCACAGTTCCATGGTTCAAATGCTCTATGATGCTGGTTAGAGCTGTGCCCagaaaccaaaactccaccaaaTTAACAGAAGTGGAGAAGAATTATGGTAAGAAAACTCAAAAGTCTGGGCACCAGTTCTGCTTTGaccaaacaaaacagaaatgaaCAATAAGTATCCGTCTTGGCAGAAGTGAAGGTCCATATAGATCAAGTAGCAAGACAGGACCTACTTGGACCTACAAACTGACATTCGCACCTATGGTGTGGCATGCATAACCCTTTTTGAGttgtttgttctgttctgttctgttctgttgttgaatctgtgtgtgtggcattccttttttaattcaataaaaaagggtaacactttacaataacagtacatgaataatgatgtattaatatgtaaactaaacattactttattatgaaataatgatgagttaaggtatgcactaatcatgaataaactttaactacaacaggattcacatgagttcatgtgtgaataatggctaccttaattacttgttagttcatgattgtttgttaattaatgtattaattaccacattagtttatgcttaatttaaccatgatgaactcatgatatgttaatgtataattatgttgtgactttacttggaggggcacatcatcattaaccgattcttactcatgaactccttatgcacgtccaactcgtgagtttacactgaataacaatagaaaagtgttctgtcaacatcaacatgaagaggagttcataagtagttaaggatgagttaatagtgatgtgcccctccaagtaaagtcatgacataactatacattaacagctcatgagttcatgttggttacatttagcctaaacttaaatgtgaattaatacattaattaacaacatgtactaacaggtaattaaggtagtagttatttacacatgaactcatgtgactcatgttgtacttaaagttaattcatgattagtgcataccttaactcatcattaattcataataaagtaatgtttagtttacatattaatgcatcattattcatgtactgttattgtaaagtgttaccaaaaaagaaaactaaatatttGTTACAATTTATAACGGTAAATGTAAAAACCAGTAGGAATATAAATATATCATTACCAAGATCTTGACACATGCATTTAAATATTTCACTGTTAAGGATATCTCAACTGTCTCCCTATACTGCATTCCATTTAGTGTCCATGGCAAACTTCAGTTAAGAGGAGTGGCGCTTCTAAATTTTGATTGGAAATTCTGTCAGTTTTCCGTACATTCTAAATCCCATTCTAAAATGGAACTACAAGCAGCACAGAAATGACAATCGTGGGACAATTACTGCTTAAATAGTTCTAGATTTACcccaatatttgtttaaatattgaaGTGACTTACCAATGGTAGTAACACTGAATGTCTTGTGTGTGGTGAATCCGCTGCTGCTCTTACTGATGTCTAACACATATTCTCCAGAAGTGTTTGATTTGACGTTAGTAATGGTGAGTGATCCAGTCCATGGGTTTAAATGcagtctgtttttaaatctcccATCAAGAACATCATGAGGAAAGATTCCAGTTTGGTTAATTTGAGCAATGATTGTGCCTTCAAACTTCCAGGTCAGCCGATCATCTCTCCGTATTTGATTAAGACCAGTCGGCAGAATGAcagagtctctctctctcactgactCAACCCTTACTCCATCTGATGCTTTATTGATCACTGATAATGAAGAGAGGAAAAGTACTGTTAGTCAACAAACACATTCACTCAAAACCTGAAAGCCTTCATACTCACCAATGACATTGAAAATATTGGAAGTCGACCCACTGGGGCTGATAATGTCCAGTTCATAAAGTCCAGAGTCTGCCATTTTGACGTTCATGATTTTGAGGTTTCCGCTCTGCCTGTTCAGCTCCAGTCTGTCACTAGTATTAGTAATGACATGTGTGATCTTATTGGGGTCACTGTTGATCAAAGCTATCATCTTTTTTTCAAACCTCCATTCCAGCACACTACCCAGCTCCATTTGATTAACTTTAGTGTGGAGGGTCAAAGAATCTCCCACAGTCACTGATACGGACTCAACGATCTCACCAGATGCacctgcaaaaaagaaaaaatctgaaaattaataataat
This window encodes:
- the si:ch211-274k16.2 gene encoding mast/stem cell growth factor receptor kita isoform X3 — translated: MPYKGASGEIVESVSVTVGDSLTLHTKVNQMELGSVLEWRFEKKMIALINSDPNKITHVITNTSDRLELNRQSGNLKIMNVKMADSGLYELDIISPSGSTSNIFNVIVINKASDGVRVESVRERDSVILPTGLNQIRRDDRLTWKFEGTIIAQINQTGIFPHDVLDGRFKNRLHLNPWTGSLTITNVKSNTSGEYVLDISKSSSGFTTHKTFSVTTIDGDNMVSTTEGTTVILASGVFEIHQDDVIIWRSEHGDSVIAKISNGTFSTFDGADGRFRDTLKLDHQTGSLTIRNIKTEHAGLYHMDMIGSRRTVFKRISLSVCPRDWSVCLIAVVAVAFLLLVLAGVILVRGKMGCCCSDHGEKRTEDGMKIMELKGKGRKMNRI
- the si:ch211-274k16.2 gene encoding uncharacterized protein si:ch211-274k16.2 isoform X1 is translated as MPYKGTVRLMKMLTRLVLFCLCCCHLADAVKSVSVTEGDSVTLNSDLTELPTGRLIMWKFEPNGNLLAKIDLTSKLISIFDKGEFRGRLKVDNQTASLTITDSKKTDAGVYIMSISHNIKRTFLFNVTVYARLPVPVIISESPPNSSSSSSSVQYCSVLCSVVNVSAASLSWYKGNRLLSSISVSDLNNSFPLHMECLDGSYSCVVSNPISNQTQHVNNTEHCQPCSGASGEIVESVSVTVGDSLTLHTKVNQMELGSVLEWRFEKKMIALINSDPNKITHVITNTSDRLELNRQSGNLKIMNVKMADSGLYELDIISPSGSTSNIFNVIVINKASDGVRVESVRERDSVILPTGLNQIRRDDRLTWKFEGTIIAQINQTGIFPHDVLDGRFKNRLHLNPWTGSLTITNVKSNTSGEYVLDISKSSSGFTTHKTFSVTTIDGDNMVSTTEGTTVILASGVFEIHQDDVIIWRSEHGDSVIAKISNGTFSTFDGADGRFRDTLKLDHQTGSLTIRNIKTEHAGLYHMDMIGSRRTVFKRISLSVCPRDWSVCLIAVVAVAFLLLVLAGVILVRGKMGCCCSDHGEKRTEDGMKIMELKGKGRKMNRI
- the si:ch211-274k16.2 gene encoding uncharacterized protein si:ch211-274k16.2 isoform X2 — translated: MKRLVLMMFSLIFLNGASGEIVESVSVTVGDSLTLHTKVNQMELGSVLEWRFEKKMIALINSDPNKITHVITNTSDRLELNRQSGNLKIMNVKMADSGLYELDIISPSGSTSNIFNVIVINKASDGVRVESVRERDSVILPTGLNQIRRDDRLTWKFEGTIIAQINQTGIFPHDVLDGRFKNRLHLNPWTGSLTITNVKSNTSGEYVLDISKSSSGFTTHKTFSVTTIDGDNMVSTTEGTTVILASGVFEIHQDDVIIWRSEHGDSVIAKISNGTFSTFDGADGRFRDTLKLDHQTGSLTIRNIKTEHAGLYHMDMIGSRRTVFKRISLSVCPRDWSVCLIAVVAVAFLLLVLAGVILVRGKMGCCCSDHGEKRTEDGMKIMELKGKGRKMNRI